One region of Niallia sp. Man26 genomic DNA includes:
- the pfkB gene encoding 1-phosphofructokinase: MIYTLTLNPSVDYIIELSEVNLGELNRTERTSKFAGGKGINVSKVLQRMGVQSKALGFVGGFTGSYIKDQLKQEAIDTDFVEVEEDTRINVKVKAADETELNAAGPAISEEKLAELKEKISKLTSEDMLVLAGSIPSTLPANTYEELVKICSENDVSFVVDAEGDLLKKVLPYNPFLIKPNHHELGDLFNTTITTAEDVIPYGKKLLEHGAQNVIVSLAGDGAVLINQHETIISTVPKGEVKSSVGAGDSMVAGFLAKYNETQDLKESFRYSIASGSATAFSIGLCTKEKVESLLEQVILK, from the coding sequence ATGATTTATACGTTGACATTGAACCCATCTGTTGACTATATCATTGAACTTAGCGAAGTGAATTTAGGAGAATTGAACAGAACAGAGCGCACGAGCAAGTTTGCAGGAGGAAAAGGCATCAATGTTTCCAAAGTACTGCAAAGGATGGGTGTACAAAGCAAAGCACTTGGTTTTGTCGGCGGATTCACTGGCAGCTATATAAAAGATCAGCTTAAACAAGAAGCGATTGACACTGACTTTGTGGAAGTAGAAGAAGATACGAGAATTAATGTGAAGGTGAAGGCTGCAGATGAAACAGAATTGAATGCAGCAGGCCCGGCAATTTCTGAAGAGAAATTAGCAGAACTGAAAGAAAAAATCAGCAAGCTGACATCGGAAGATATGTTAGTGCTAGCAGGCAGCATACCGTCTACACTTCCAGCAAACACATATGAAGAGCTCGTGAAAATCTGCTCTGAGAACGATGTATCTTTTGTAGTGGATGCAGAAGGAGACCTTTTGAAGAAGGTGCTTCCGTATAATCCATTCTTAATCAAGCCGAACCATCATGAGCTTGGAGATTTATTTAATACAACCATTACAACAGCAGAGGATGTTATCCCATATGGGAAGAAACTGCTAGAGCATGGCGCACAAAATGTTATTGTTTCCCTTGCCGGAGATGGTGCAGTATTGATTAACCAGCACGAAACAATTATTAGCACTGTGCCAAAAGGCGAAGTCAAAAGCTCAGTCGGAGCAGGAGACAGCATGGTTGCCGGTTTCCTTGCTAAATACAATGAGACACAAGATTTAAAAGAATCATTCCGATACAGTATTGCTTCGGGCAGCGCTACAGCCTTCTCTATCGGTTTATGCACGAAAGAGAAAGTCGAAAGCTTGCTTGAGCAAGTAATACTGAAGTAA
- a CDS encoding DeoR/GlpR family DNA-binding transcription regulator, translating into MLTPERHSLILQLLKQQNIVKIQDLVDATETSESTIRRDLTQLEQEGFLKRVHGGAARLQGKMNEPSMDEKSAKNLQEKKMIAAYAANLVEEGESIYLDAGSTVTEMIPFLQTKKIVVVTNGLMHMKELLSSGIQTYLIGGYVKERTNALVGRGALLSLNQYRFDKCFMGTNGIHPEFGYTTPDQEEAMVKSKAIELSREAFFLADDTKFSEVYFSKIADIHEASIITNGNDGEILEMYSKKTSIKVVTA; encoded by the coding sequence TTGTTAACACCAGAAAGACATTCACTGATTTTGCAATTATTAAAACAACAAAACATTGTTAAAATACAGGATTTAGTAGACGCGACGGAAACTTCTGAAAGCACAATCAGAAGAGACTTGACACAATTAGAGCAAGAAGGATTTTTAAAAAGAGTTCATGGTGGCGCAGCACGACTGCAAGGAAAAATGAACGAACCGAGCATGGATGAAAAATCAGCCAAAAACCTTCAAGAAAAGAAAATGATTGCAGCATATGCTGCAAATCTTGTCGAAGAAGGCGAAAGTATCTATTTGGATGCTGGTTCCACTGTTACGGAGATGATTCCTTTTTTGCAAACAAAGAAAATAGTCGTGGTGACAAATGGTCTGATGCATATGAAGGAACTTCTTTCCTCAGGAATCCAAACCTATCTAATCGGAGGATATGTAAAGGAAAGAACAAACGCACTTGTAGGCAGAGGTGCACTATTAAGCTTAAACCAGTACCGCTTTGATAAATGCTTCATGGGAACAAACGGTATTCATCCTGAATTTGGATATACTACTCCTGATCAAGAGGAAGCAATGGTTAAGAGCAAGGCGATTGAGCTTTCAAGAGAAGCGTTTTTCCTAGCAGATGACACAAAATTTTCTGAAGTGTATTTTTCAAAGATTGCCGACATCCATGAAGCATCTATCATTACAAACGGTAATGATGGCGAGATTTTAGAGATGTACAGCAAAAAAACTAGTATAAAGGTTGTGACAGCATGA
- a CDS encoding GNAT family N-acetyltransferase, with product MLKSSRLLLRSWSLADASDLFEYAQREEVGPNAGWKPHRTEEESKQIIRLFLMKAEVYAILLPDLNKVIGSIGLHSYKGEKSSGLKELEIGFALHPDYWGLGIMPEAVQLILEHGFNQLDADVIWCGRFDFNDRSGRVQEKCGFTYRYKKMEQLKAFEEMTVTSLYYAITKAEYKERKRTESL from the coding sequence ATGCTAAAAAGCAGCAGACTGCTGTTGCGGAGCTGGAGTCTGGCGGATGCAAGCGATCTTTTCGAATATGCGCAAAGAGAAGAAGTTGGCCCAAACGCTGGCTGGAAGCCCCATAGAACAGAAGAAGAAAGCAAGCAGATTATTCGGTTGTTTTTAATGAAAGCAGAAGTTTATGCGATTTTGTTGCCTGACTTAAACAAGGTGATTGGCAGTATTGGTTTGCATTCATATAAAGGAGAGAAGAGCTCCGGATTGAAAGAGCTGGAAATTGGGTTTGCGCTCCACCCTGATTATTGGGGATTAGGAATTATGCCGGAGGCGGTTCAATTAATCCTTGAGCATGGCTTTAATCAGTTGGATGCAGATGTGATTTGGTGCGGCCGGTTTGATTTCAATGACAGGTCTGGGCGGGTTCAGGAAAAATGCGGTTTTACTTACAGGTATAAAAAAATGGAACAACTGAAGGCTTTTGAAGAGATGACTGTTACGAGTCTTTATTACGCGATAACGAAAGCAGAATATAAGGAAAGAAAAAGGACCGAATCTTTGTAA
- a CDS encoding exonuclease domain-containing protein has protein sequence MGVESFFQYMRDLYGKMNSNVFNQGTGALNSQQHAFMRQLQKELKIEIASQLALKDIETVVFDIETTGFFPDKGDQIISIGAVKVKGCTVTEEEFYTLVNTNGPIPEEISLLTGIRNEDTKEAPLLSEALVKFFAFAENDTLVAHHSSHEKNFMQSACWKQFKTPFKHRVVDTAFLFKIVEPNKTIVSLEDWCSLNGIPANNRHHALGDARLTAQLWSRYLKKAQDLGCVTLQDIYEMLARR, from the coding sequence GTGGGTGTGGAATCTTTTTTTCAATATATGAGAGACTTATATGGCAAGATGAATTCTAATGTGTTTAATCAAGGAACAGGGGCATTAAATTCCCAGCAGCATGCATTTATGAGACAGCTTCAAAAGGAATTGAAAATCGAAATTGCTTCCCAGTTGGCGTTGAAGGACATTGAGACAGTAGTTTTTGATATAGAAACAACCGGTTTTTTCCCAGATAAGGGCGACCAGATTATTTCGATTGGTGCTGTTAAAGTAAAGGGCTGTACAGTGACAGAGGAAGAATTTTACACATTGGTAAATACGAATGGTCCTATTCCTGAAGAAATTTCGTTACTAACAGGAATACGAAATGAGGACACAAAAGAAGCGCCCTTGTTATCAGAGGCGCTCGTAAAGTTTTTTGCGTTTGCTGAAAATGATACACTTGTCGCTCATCATTCGTCACATGAAAAGAACTTTATGCAGTCTGCGTGCTGGAAGCAATTCAAGACACCATTTAAACACCGTGTTGTTGATACTGCTTTTTTGTTTAAAATTGTTGAACCAAATAAAACAATTGTCAGTCTGGAGGATTGGTGCTCTTTAAATGGCATCCCGGCAAATAACCGGCATCATGCTCTTGGGGATGCGAGATTGACTGCGCAGCTTTGGTCGCGCTATTTAAAAAAAGCGCAGGACTTAGGCTGTGTTACATTGCAGGATATTTATGAAATGCTAGCTAGAAGATAA
- a CDS encoding DUF294 nucleotidyltransferase-like domain-containing protein: MCSYNGRLLELKREKEGFKKLQRLTNETLNNQHDLILTETFGAVYEEFIKEHGKPPCDFAWFVTGSAGRKEQGVISDQDHGMIFQKDAPFVQEYFLALGKMVSDALNTVGYPYCEGNVMSSNPIWCKSFAEWQEQLNKWMEMENWESIRYLQIFYDSRELIGNKEFVNELRSVIHAYREQHPALLVRFLNNVMRIKKGVGIFGQFFVERTGVHRGSLHMKNTLYLPYVNSVRLLAIKEGVIATSTLGRMADLKKIGVYEPLMVEYERYFRRILTYRTASFQDDKDYSDVHFLNINQLTKEERTEVKHLLRKGIKLYQQVKRLIEKG, from the coding sequence ATGTGCTCATATAATGGAAGATTATTAGAGTTAAAGAGAGAGAAGGAAGGTTTTAAGAAACTTCAACGTTTAACGAATGAAACCCTTAACAACCAGCATGATTTAATCTTAACAGAAACATTTGGTGCTGTTTATGAGGAGTTTATAAAAGAGCATGGAAAACCGCCTTGTGATTTTGCCTGGTTTGTAACAGGAAGTGCAGGCAGGAAGGAGCAAGGTGTCATTAGTGATCAAGATCATGGGATGATTTTTCAAAAGGATGCTCCTTTTGTGCAAGAATACTTTTTAGCTCTCGGTAAGATGGTGAGTGATGCACTAAACACGGTCGGCTATCCTTATTGTGAAGGCAATGTTATGAGCAGCAATCCTATTTGGTGTAAATCCTTTGCAGAATGGCAAGAACAGCTGAACAAATGGATGGAAATGGAGAATTGGGAATCAATTCGTTATTTGCAGATTTTTTATGACAGCAGAGAACTTATCGGCAACAAAGAGTTTGTAAACGAGCTAAGATCCGTTATCCATGCGTACAGGGAACAGCATCCTGCCTTGCTTGTCAGATTTTTAAATAATGTGATGAGAATTAAAAAAGGAGTCGGCATTTTTGGCCAGTTTTTTGTGGAGCGGACAGGAGTGCATCGCGGCTCACTGCATATGAAGAATACGCTGTATTTGCCTTATGTTAATTCAGTTAGGCTGCTTGCGATAAAAGAGGGAGTTATCGCTACCTCTACATTAGGCAGGATGGCAGATTTGAAGAAGATCGGTGTCTATGAACCGTTAATGGTAGAATATGAGCGCTATTTTCGGCGGATTCTCACCTATCGCACAGCTTCATTTCAGGATGATAAGGACTACAGTGATGTCCATTTCTTAAATATTAACCAATTGACAAAGGAAGAAAGAACAGAGGTAAAGCATTTGCTGAGAAAAGGAATCAAGCTATATCAGCAAGTGAAAAGGCTAATTGAAAAAGGGTGA
- a CDS encoding ammonium transporter — translation MDNLEFLMNSLWTMVGAILVIFMIGGFILLEAGSTRMKNAGHIAGKTIFTFGISSLVFWAVGYGFIFGGNANFFVGMSEFFYSGEQIPDAALQTSVFFVFQLAFAGISLTIALGGFAERAKLSVYLIFSVLFSAIVYPVIAHWIWGGGWLAEHGKQDFAGSTVVHLTGAMAAFAATILLKPRIGKYNADGSANPIFGHNQVYTALSVLILWVGWFGFNAGSTVSVADGFFGFVALNTNLAAAAGAVSALLISWIVLGKSDITTTLNGALAGLVAITASCAFVDTWGAVVIGLIAGILVFYSVRFFENRRIDDPIFALSVHGTAGVWGTLSTGLFATKELATVGQPGLFYGGGFHQLGVQALGVVTCALFAFVVSFAILFVIKKISGLRVTEEEEIMGLDISEHGTYGYPEVFLPKDESKSV, via the coding sequence ATGGATAATTTAGAATTTTTGATGAACAGCTTGTGGACGATGGTTGGTGCAATTTTAGTTATTTTTATGATTGGCGGATTTATATTATTGGAAGCGGGTTCCACAAGAATGAAAAATGCTGGTCATATTGCCGGCAAAACAATCTTCACATTCGGAATTTCTTCATTAGTTTTCTGGGCTGTCGGTTATGGCTTTATTTTTGGAGGAAATGCAAACTTTTTTGTTGGAATGTCAGAGTTCTTCTATTCTGGTGAACAAATTCCGGATGCTGCGCTGCAGACTTCAGTATTCTTCGTATTCCAGCTTGCATTTGCCGGAATCTCCTTAACAATTGCACTTGGCGGTTTTGCAGAACGTGCTAAATTATCAGTTTACTTGATTTTCTCCGTTCTATTCTCTGCCATTGTATATCCGGTCATTGCGCACTGGATTTGGGGCGGCGGCTGGCTTGCTGAACACGGGAAGCAGGATTTCGCTGGATCAACGGTTGTGCATTTAACAGGTGCGATGGCTGCATTTGCTGCTACTATTCTCTTAAAGCCTCGTATCGGTAAATACAATGCTGATGGTTCTGCTAATCCGATTTTCGGTCATAACCAAGTGTATACGGCATTGAGTGTACTTATTCTCTGGGTCGGCTGGTTCGGGTTTAACGCTGGAAGCACAGTTTCTGTTGCAGATGGATTCTTCGGGTTTGTTGCTTTGAATACAAACTTAGCTGCAGCTGCCGGAGCGGTTTCTGCATTGTTAATCTCTTGGATTGTCCTAGGAAAATCAGATATTACAACAACGCTTAATGGAGCATTAGCTGGGCTTGTTGCAATCACTGCATCATGTGCGTTCGTTGATACTTGGGGCGCGGTTGTAATTGGTTTAATTGCTGGAATTCTTGTTTTCTACAGTGTTCGATTCTTTGAGAACAGAAGAATTGATGATCCGATTTTTGCACTATCTGTTCATGGTACTGCAGGGGTGTGGGGAACATTGTCAACTGGGTTGTTCGCAACGAAAGAGTTAGCTACTGTTGGGCAGCCAGGTTTATTCTACGGCGGCGGCTTCCATCAGTTAGGTGTTCAGGCGTTAGGTGTTGTAACATGTGCATTATTCGCATTCGTTGTCAGCTTTGCTATCTTGTTTGTAATTAAAAAGATCAGTGGACTGCGCGTAACAGAAGAAGAGGAGATTATGGGTCTAGACATCAGTGAGCATGGAACATACGGTTATCCAGAAGTGTTCTTGCCAAAGGATGAGTCAAAAAGCGTCTAA
- a CDS encoding YjcZ family sporulation protein, whose translation MYGYGYGGYGYGGGCGGYGGGFALIVVLFILLIIVGATLIC comes from the coding sequence ATGTACGGTTACGGATATGGCGGATATGGTTACGGCGGAGGCTGCGGCGGTTATGGTGGCGGCTTTGCGTTGATCGTTGTATTGTTTATACTATTAATCATTGTTGGTGCAACATTGATTTGCTAA
- the thiE gene encoding thiamine phosphate synthase gives MEKYTVQEMKQLMKLYFIMGSNNSKLPPEEVLTQALKGGITMFQFREKGENALVGSAKKELAKKLQQLCKSYKVPFIVNDDVDLAVELNADGVHIGQDDETAHSVREKIGDKILGVSAHSLAEVEAAILAGADYIGIGPIYPTNTKKDAKEVRGTILIKDVRRQNTDIPIVGIGGITAANATPVMEAGGDGVALISEISASNNPQLQTERVLAAVSNHSEKNKVFSEN, from the coding sequence ATGGAGAAATACACAGTGCAGGAAATGAAGCAGCTGATGAAGCTTTATTTTATTATGGGCAGTAATAACAGCAAGCTGCCTCCGGAAGAAGTGCTTACACAAGCGCTGAAAGGGGGCATCACTATGTTCCAGTTCCGTGAAAAAGGAGAGAATGCCCTCGTTGGTTCTGCTAAAAAGGAGCTTGCCAAAAAGCTTCAGCAGCTTTGTAAATCTTATAAAGTTCCATTCATTGTTAATGATGATGTAGATTTAGCAGTAGAACTAAATGCAGACGGTGTGCATATTGGTCAGGATGATGAAACGGCACATTCAGTCAGAGAAAAAATCGGTGATAAAATTCTTGGTGTGTCTGCACACAGTCTCGCGGAAGTAGAGGCAGCAATATTAGCAGGTGCTGATTATATAGGGATTGGCCCCATTTACCCAACGAATACAAAAAAAGATGCAAAAGAAGTGCGTGGTACAATATTAATTAAGGATGTAAGGAGACAAAATACCGACATACCCATTGTTGGAATTGGCGGGATAACCGCGGCTAATGCCACACCAGTAATGGAAGCAGGCGGCGACGGTGTCGCACTTATTTCCGAAATCAGCGCATCAAACAATCCACAGCTCCAAACAGAGCGTGTATTGGCAGCAGTATCGAATCACTCTGAAAAAAACAAGGTTTTTAGCGAAAATTAA
- the thiD gene encoding bifunctional hydroxymethylpyrimidine kinase/phosphomethylpyrimidine kinase: MKQRIALTIAGSDSGGGAGIQADLKTFQELGVYGMSAITAVTAQNTLGVAAVYPMSLESIEKQIDAVATDIGTDAIKTGMLFDSGIIELVAAKIRQYEWKNIVVDPVMIAKGGASLLQNAAVTALKEHLIPLATVITPNIPEAEVLTGLSIRSMDERKEAAVLLHSMGAKYVVIKGGHGDGDNLVDLLYDGSVFFTLDSKRLNTKNTHGTGCTFAAAMAASLANGLSVRQSFETAKEFVYLAIKHDLNIGQGHGPTNHWAYAKMRASSLQ, translated from the coding sequence ATGAAGCAAAGAATAGCCTTGACAATTGCCGGCTCAGATTCTGGAGGCGGTGCAGGTATTCAGGCAGATTTAAAGACATTTCAGGAGCTCGGTGTGTACGGCATGTCAGCCATTACAGCAGTAACAGCACAAAACACTTTAGGAGTAGCTGCTGTTTATCCTATGTCTTTGGAATCAATTGAAAAACAGATTGACGCAGTCGCCACAGATATCGGCACAGATGCTATTAAGACGGGTATGCTCTTTGACAGTGGTATTATCGAGCTTGTTGCAGCAAAAATCAGGCAATATGAATGGAAGAACATTGTAGTAGATCCTGTTATGATTGCAAAGGGGGGAGCGAGCTTGCTGCAAAATGCTGCAGTTACCGCCTTGAAGGAGCATCTTATCCCATTAGCAACAGTCATTACACCGAATATCCCAGAGGCCGAAGTTCTGACAGGCTTGTCGATTCGCAGTATGGACGAAAGGAAGGAAGCTGCTGTTTTGCTGCATAGCATGGGTGCTAAGTATGTTGTAATAAAGGGCGGTCACGGTGATGGGGATAACCTTGTTGATTTGCTTTATGATGGCAGTGTCTTTTTTACTCTTGACTCAAAAAGACTGAATACGAAGAACACGCACGGAACAGGCTGCACCTTTGCAGCAGCAATGGCAGCATCTCTGGCAAACGGGCTGTCTGTTCGCCAATCATTTGAGACGGCCAAGGAATTTGTTTATTTAGCAATAAAGCATGATTTGAACATAGGCCAAGGGCATGGCCCAACTAATCATTGGGCTTATGCAAAGATGCGTGCATCATCATTACAGTAG
- the thiM gene encoding hydroxyethylthiazole kinase → MTSVKHNPTAEELLTRLREKTPLIHNITNVVVTNFTANGLLAIGASPVMAYAKEEVADMASIADALVLNIGTLNADNVTSMIIAGKAANAANTPVILDPVGAGATAFRTTSIQRILQEVNITLLRGNAAEVANVAGMAAEIRGVDSVSSLDDHAEIAVKASQKIGAPVCITGEKDVVTNGQEIYYVGNGHPIMTKVTGAGCLLSSVLAAFIAVEQDVLLAAASGLAVYGIAAEKVVDNKPEIGPGSFQTAFLDALYSIAEEDVRNYKKITMQAGE, encoded by the coding sequence ATGACATCAGTAAAACACAACCCAACAGCAGAAGAGCTTCTTACCAGATTAAGAGAGAAAACGCCGCTTATCCATAATATCACGAATGTAGTTGTCACCAATTTCACTGCAAATGGATTGCTGGCAATTGGCGCTTCTCCTGTGATGGCTTATGCGAAAGAAGAGGTTGCAGATATGGCATCAATAGCAGATGCTCTCGTGTTAAATATCGGTACATTAAATGCTGACAATGTAACAAGCATGATTATTGCCGGAAAAGCAGCGAACGCTGCTAATACACCAGTAATTCTAGATCCAGTTGGAGCTGGTGCAACGGCTTTTCGCACCACTTCCATTCAGCGTATTTTGCAAGAGGTTAATATAACGTTATTGAGGGGGAATGCTGCCGAGGTTGCAAATGTTGCCGGAATGGCAGCAGAAATAAGAGGAGTGGATTCTGTTTCTTCCTTAGATGATCATGCAGAAATCGCTGTTAAAGCCTCGCAAAAAATCGGTGCACCTGTATGTATTACAGGAGAGAAGGATGTTGTGACAAACGGGCAGGAAATTTATTATGTTGGCAATGGTCATCCTATCATGACAAAAGTGACTGGCGCAGGCTGCCTGCTATCGTCTGTTCTGGCTGCGTTTATCGCTGTGGAACAAGACGTGCTCCTTGCAGCAGCTAGCGGTCTGGCTGTTTATGGGATTGCCGCTGAAAAAGTTGTAGATAATAAGCCGGAAATTGGCCCGGGCAGCTTTCAGACAGCGTTTTTAGATGCGTTATACAGCATTGCTGAAGAGGATGTTAGGAACTATAAAAAAATAACAATGCAAGCAGGTGAGTGA
- a CDS encoding TIGR03943 family protein, with translation MRLRWSPMWQLSNEMQGIIMIGFSLIIFKLYVKNMLTAFVAPKMLPFLLISMVLLFLLGFFRLLNSNLKGADCDCDVCDENVPPWKLTLSYLFFLCPLVLFFSLSDYSLHDDALAKLTAHEGNTTKLAEGTDSAIELAAVLNDKKYIEVDDENYFQVMDVLNNQLDDVEGTQIVMKGFIYREDGFAENEAVIARYVMTHCIVDLSVYGYMLNGNLKSAETNGWYEIKGTVVKQEIDGGAMPTIKVDSIKAAEAPKDEYLYLF, from the coding sequence ATGAGATTACGTTGGAGTCCGATGTGGCAGCTTTCAAATGAAATGCAAGGAATTATTATGATCGGGTTTAGTCTCATTATATTTAAGCTGTATGTGAAAAATATGCTTACTGCCTTTGTTGCACCTAAGATGCTTCCCTTTTTGCTTATATCGATGGTCCTATTGTTTTTGCTCGGCTTTTTTCGCCTGTTAAACAGTAACTTAAAAGGAGCAGATTGTGACTGTGATGTATGTGATGAAAATGTTCCGCCGTGGAAGCTCACTTTATCGTATCTCTTTTTCTTATGTCCTCTTGTACTGTTTTTTTCGTTAAGCGACTATTCCTTGCATGATGATGCCTTGGCCAAGCTTACAGCTCATGAAGGAAATACAACGAAGCTTGCAGAAGGAACGGATTCAGCGATAGAGCTTGCAGCTGTTCTAAATGACAAGAAGTATATTGAGGTCGATGATGAGAATTATTTCCAAGTAATGGATGTGCTAAATAATCAGCTGGATGATGTGGAAGGAACACAGATTGTGATGAAAGGTTTTATTTACAGAGAAGATGGATTTGCAGAAAATGAGGCAGTGATTGCAAGATATGTCATGACACATTGTATTGTCGATTTGTCAGTGTATGGCTATATGCTTAATGGCAATCTTAAATCCGCAGAAACAAATGGCTGGTATGAAATAAAAGGAACGGTTGTAAAACAAGAAATCGACGGCGGTGCCATGCCGACCATTAAAGTGGACAGCATCAAAGCTGCTGAGGCGCCAAAGGATGAGTATTTATATCTCTTCTAG
- a CDS encoding permease, with translation MSIPTSIKDFIVFALFLFLMYLFFFGDVSTLPVVQQLLTDDVQSIFIVFLAIFLEALPFLLLGAIASSVINIYVSEAMIAKIIPKNPIAAIFVGVLAACITPVCECAIIPVVRRLIQKGVPVHVGVVLLMCAPILNFIVFGSTFYAFRLNMPIVYGRFIVCIVAAVIVGFIMHAYFSKKNVLKMHKEDLVGNVPVNVNKGDSRWKGILHHTCFEFFAVAKYFIIGALFAAIAQVYLQETLYGLAGENVFKGTAVMMALAYILSLCSEADAFVAVSFTKTFQPEAILGFLVFGPILDFKNTLVMLASFKFKFVAVFILVVSVIVFALSIIAGHFM, from the coding sequence ATGTCCATTCCTACTAGTATAAAAGATTTTATTGTCTTTGCCTTATTCCTGTTCCTGATGTATTTATTTTTCTTCGGAGATGTCTCAACTCTACCAGTTGTCCAACAATTGCTAACGGATGATGTTCAGTCTATATTTATCGTTTTTCTGGCGATTTTCCTAGAAGCCCTGCCTTTTCTCCTGCTTGGTGCTATTGCTTCCTCGGTTATCAATATTTATGTTTCAGAAGCGATGATAGCCAAAATTATTCCTAAAAATCCAATTGCTGCAATTTTTGTAGGTGTACTTGCAGCATGTATTACTCCTGTTTGTGAATGTGCCATCATTCCTGTAGTTCGGAGACTTATTCAAAAAGGCGTCCCGGTCCATGTAGGTGTCGTTTTACTGATGTGTGCGCCGATTTTAAACTTTATCGTATTTGGAAGCACCTTTTATGCTTTCCGTTTAAATATGCCGATTGTCTATGGCAGGTTTATTGTTTGTATTGTTGCCGCTGTTATTGTCGGTTTTATCATGCATGCCTATTTCTCCAAAAAGAATGTTTTAAAAATGCATAAGGAAGATTTAGTCGGCAATGTACCTGTAAATGTGAATAAAGGAGATTCTAGATGGAAGGGAATTCTTCATCACACATGCTTTGAGTTTTTTGCGGTCGCTAAATATTTTATTATTGGTGCGTTGTTTGCTGCCATAGCCCAAGTATACTTGCAAGAGACTTTATATGGACTGGCTGGGGAAAATGTTTTTAAAGGAACAGCTGTTATGATGGCTTTAGCTTATATTCTGTCATTATGCTCGGAAGCAGATGCGTTTGTGGCGGTCTCCTTTACGAAGACATTCCAACCAGAGGCGATTCTTGGCTTCCTTGTATTTGGACCAATCCTTGATTTTAAAAACACGCTTGTTATGCTTGCATCCTTTAAATTTAAATTTGTGGCAGTCTTTATTTTAGTCGTTTCCGTTATTGTTTTTGCATTGTCCATTATCGCAGGTCATTTTATGTGA
- a CDS encoding GTP-binding protein: protein MKTDVYLINGFLGSGKTSTLLKCMQHFKNINKKYAIILNELGNANLEKHLFESESLFELLNGCVCCSVKDDLRTTLDEVAVMARDQQIEVVLLEGTGVANPSEIIDTFKEERFAADFKLKESICVVDSMHVAEYTSIFSSSKEVRQLQKEQIERGSLIVLNKMDQVNEKTAVEKAEKIIRKYNKHAPIIHTAYGDGVTLYLDGSDTAIPLPAEDLGGHHHHHHIKAVKLTYKQRASKKEIAELLEQNKERLYRAKGIVQNKEDNQWYHFQYASGLMEWENLGKRRPAAAGEIVLIGNDLQKEEIHI from the coding sequence ATGAAAACAGATGTCTATTTAATTAATGGCTTTTTAGGCAGCGGGAAGACGAGCACTCTTTTGAAGTGTATGCAGCATTTCAAGAATATAAATAAAAAATATGCAATCATCCTTAATGAATTAGGAAATGCCAATTTAGAAAAGCATTTGTTTGAAAGTGAGTCGCTGTTTGAACTGCTAAATGGCTGTGTATGCTGCTCTGTTAAGGATGATTTGCGCACGACTTTAGATGAGGTTGCCGTAATGGCACGTGATCAGCAAATCGAGGTCGTTCTCCTTGAGGGGACTGGCGTGGCCAATCCGTCAGAGATAATCGACACCTTTAAAGAGGAGCGGTTTGCTGCCGATTTCAAGTTAAAGGAAAGCATCTGTGTTGTAGACAGCATGCATGTCGCAGAGTATACAAGCATCTTCTCGAGTTCCAAGGAAGTAAGACAGCTGCAGAAGGAACAGATTGAAAGAGGAAGTTTAATAGTTTTAAATAAAATGGATCAGGTTAATGAAAAAACAGCAGTTGAAAAAGCAGAAAAAATTATCAGGAAATACAATAAGCATGCACCAATTATCCATACAGCATACGGAGATGGTGTTACTCTCTATTTAGATGGAAGCGATACAGCCATTCCGCTTCCTGCAGAGGATTTGGGAGGACATCACCATCATCATCATATAAAGGCAGTCAAACTGACGTATAAACAGCGGGCATCCAAAAAAGAAATTGCGGAACTGTTAGAGCAGAATAAAGAGCGTCTTTACAGAGCAAAAGGAATTGTGCAAAACAAGGAAGATAATCAATGGTATCATTTCCAATATGCTTCAGGTTTAATGGAATGGGAAAATCTTGGCAAAAGGCGGCCTGCAGCTGCAGGAGAAATTGTGCTGATAGGCAATGATTTGCAAAAAGAAGAAATTCATATATAA